A window of Zingiber officinale cultivar Zhangliang chromosome 5A, Zo_v1.1, whole genome shotgun sequence contains these coding sequences:
- the LOC121983287 gene encoding uncharacterized protein LOC121983287 produces the protein MPIGMSFCLTLSAAIWLGYGVFSHDIFVTIPTVIGFFFGVAQMVIYVIYKRMGCGPREAAAAAAEDGSGETSAARDSEFADAVEEDDAASESSSFIVPVASIPILTSEVLIFIKKKDRRARQGRSSRSATHVAEGSEPPRASSLDLEMPQKLEEEKDQRGKRVVEVEVGESSNTKEPTVTEHISKIAEHIAVISGHIVKLAEMNPTPNPDAPLDSSAAAAAEEKDGEEDQPVAMPSAVHEHVINMEKLTSVADTEAAAETKKSSKASKRVKA, from the exons ATGCCCATCGGCATGTCATTCTGCTTGACCTTGAGTGCCGCGATATGGCTAGGATACGGAGTCTTCAGCCATGACATTTTTGTTACG ATACCGACCGTGATAGGGTTCTTCTTCGGAGTGGCACAGATGGTGATCTACGTGATTTACAAGAGGATGGGCTGCGGGCCGAGAGAGGCGGCGGCCGCGGCAGCTGAAGACGGAAGCGGAGAGACCTCCGCAGCTCGAGACTCAGAATTTGCAGACGCAGTGGAAGAGGACGATGCTGCCAGCGAGAGCAGCAGCTTCATCGTGCCGGTGGCGTCGATCCCCATCTTGACTTCGGAG GTGCTCATCTTCATCAAGAAGAAGGACCGGCGCGCGAGGCAGGGAAGGAGTTCGAGGTCCGCCACGCATGTGGCCGAGGGATCGGAACCGCCCCGCGCCTCGAGCCTGGACCTGGAGATGCCGCAGAagctggaggaggagaaggatcagCGCGGCAAGCGAGTGGTCGAGGTGGAGGTGGGCGAGAGCAGCAACACCAAGGAGCCGACGGTGACAGAGCACATCAGCAAAATCGCAGAGCACATCGCGGTGATCTCCGGGCACATCGTCAAGCTCGCAGAGATGAATCCCACCCCGAACCCCGACGCGCCACTGGattcctccgccgccgccgccgcagagGAGAAGGACGGAGAAGAAGATCAGCCTGTAGCCATGCCGTCGGCGGTCCATGAGCACGTGATCAACATGGAGAAGCTGACTTCTGTCGCAGACACGGAGGCGGCGGCGGAGACTAAGAAATCGAGTAAAGCATCTAAGAGAGTGAAAGCGTAG